From a region of the Pseudanabaena sp. ABRG5-3 genome:
- the mrdA gene encoding penicillin-binding protein 2, translating into MTFTQRKTSPFNPTENMRTMGKGMRAAILFLLGVLMLLGILGGRLFYLQLIEGDLNQQLAENNRIRLIAKPPERGRLFDRKGNILASSRLAHVVYLWPIAQSKEKWEPIINRLAELMGVPAQNITDKLEQEGYNSPNLVRVSTAISAKLVTVLSEHSLELPGVKVEPEAVRYYPNGDMAAHLLGYTGELTAEELPKLREKGYRPGDVIGKAGVEYAFEKMLRGEWGGQQVEVDAFGKVLRILGQKPPKAGNAVKLTIDLDLEKAVEKILGEQQGGIVAMNPNNGEILAMVSHPAFDPNLFSGKISEATWKRLQEKDHPFVNRTLQVYPPASTFKVVTMTAALESKAFGTNDVLPTYPYLDVGGFQFWDHNKAGFGTIGFYEAMAYSSNTFFGQVGMRVGERNLAEWSHKYGYGEYSGIELKEEETKGTVPDPEWKQKVVGEPWYVGNTLNMSIGQGDVQANLLQVSMMTSGVANGGFKIRPHLLLEDNDAREWKQSLNISPTNLAALQKSLKSVFEFGTASSLSSAEIAMAGKSGTAQDPPRPNHAWFTLYAPYEKPEIVVTVFAENAGGGGGSAIAAPLAVQTVEAYMQIKKQGNSPNNPPVPVPAQN; encoded by the coding sequence ATGACCTTTACGCAACGCAAAACTTCTCCCTTTAACCCCACTGAAAACATGCGCACTATGGGCAAGGGGATGCGAGCCGCAATTTTATTTTTGCTGGGCGTATTGATGCTGCTGGGAATTTTAGGGGGGCGACTATTTTATTTACAACTAATTGAGGGTGATCTCAATCAACAACTTGCAGAAAACAATCGGATTCGGCTCATTGCTAAACCGCCTGAGCGTGGTCGGCTATTTGATCGCAAGGGTAATATCCTTGCATCTAGTCGTCTAGCCCATGTGGTTTATCTCTGGCCGATCGCCCAATCCAAAGAAAAATGGGAACCAATCATTAATCGTTTAGCAGAGTTGATGGGAGTTCCCGCCCAAAACATTACCGATAAGTTAGAACAAGAGGGGTATAACTCACCCAATTTAGTCAGAGTCTCCACAGCCATTAGCGCTAAACTTGTGACGGTTCTCTCGGAGCATAGCCTCGAATTACCGGGGGTAAAGGTAGAGCCAGAAGCAGTACGCTACTACCCCAATGGTGATATGGCTGCCCATTTGCTCGGCTATACAGGAGAACTAACCGCCGAAGAGTTGCCCAAATTGCGCGAAAAAGGCTATCGTCCGGGGGATGTGATTGGTAAAGCAGGTGTAGAGTATGCCTTTGAGAAGATGTTGCGTGGTGAATGGGGTGGTCAACAGGTAGAAGTTGATGCCTTTGGTAAGGTATTGCGGATTTTAGGTCAAAAGCCTCCCAAAGCAGGAAATGCTGTCAAATTAACCATCGATCTCGATTTAGAAAAAGCCGTTGAGAAGATTTTAGGGGAGCAGCAGGGCGGCATCGTGGCGATGAATCCTAACAATGGCGAAATCTTGGCAATGGTCAGTCATCCTGCCTTTGATCCCAATTTATTCTCTGGCAAAATCTCCGAGGCAACATGGAAACGCCTCCAAGAAAAGGATCACCCCTTTGTCAATCGCACTCTACAGGTATATCCCCCCGCAAGTACTTTCAAAGTTGTGACCATGACTGCGGCGCTAGAGAGTAAAGCTTTTGGAACAAATGATGTCTTACCAACCTATCCATATCTTGATGTGGGTGGCTTCCAGTTTTGGGATCATAACAAGGCAGGCTTTGGCACGATTGGTTTCTATGAAGCGATGGCCTATAGCAGTAATACCTTCTTTGGTCAGGTCGGTATGCGAGTGGGTGAAAGGAATCTTGCTGAATGGTCACATAAGTATGGCTATGGTGAATATTCTGGCATCGAACTCAAGGAAGAAGAAACCAAAGGTACAGTTCCTGACCCAGAGTGGAAACAGAAAGTGGTGGGTGAACCTTGGTATGTGGGCAATACTCTCAATATGTCTATCGGTCAGGGTGATGTCCAAGCGAATCTGTTGCAGGTTTCGATGATGACCTCTGGGGTCGCCAATGGGGGCTTTAAGATCAGACCGCATTTGCTCCTCGAAGATAATGATGCTAGGGAATGGAAACAGTCCTTAAATATATCGCCAACCAATTTAGCAGCCTTGCAAAAATCGCTCAAATCAGTATTTGAGTTTGGAACGGCTTCATCTCTAAGTTCTGCGGAAATTGCTATGGCTGGTAAATCTGGGACAGCGCAAGATCCACCACGTCCTAACCACGCATGGTTTACCTTATATGCCCCCTATGAAAAACCTGAAATCGTGGTAACGGTATTTGCAGAGAATGCTGGTGGTGGTGGTGGTAGTGCGATCGCTGCTCCTCTCGCAGTTCAAACGGTAGAAGCCTACATGCAAATCAAAAAGCAAGGCAATTCACCAAATAATCCCCCAGTTCCTGTACCAGCCCAAAACTAA
- the aat gene encoding leucyl/phenylalanyl-tRNA--protein transferase: protein MERFDIRSVIDGYSQGYFLMSEGDGQPIEWYYTNERTLIPLDDRFRYPKSLQRAINQNRFEVRIDSAFEQVVEGCADRKTTWISNELRSLYFNLHQAGWAHSFETWQGDKLAGGILGIAIRGVFIGESMFFKIPEGSKVAMVKLVEHLRSRGYGLFDAQLMNPHLARFGAYEIDDQSYQNLLQKALTKSCVFV from the coding sequence GTGGAAAGGTTTGATATCCGCAGTGTTATTGACGGTTATAGCCAAGGCTACTTTTTGATGTCTGAAGGCGATGGGCAGCCGATTGAGTGGTATTACACTAATGAGCGCACCTTGATCCCCCTTGACGATCGCTTTCGCTATCCCAAATCTTTGCAACGGGCGATCAATCAAAATCGCTTTGAAGTCAGAATTGATAGTGCCTTTGAGCAGGTTGTAGAAGGCTGTGCCGATCGCAAAACGACATGGATTTCCAACGAACTGCGATCTCTATATTTTAATTTGCACCAAGCAGGTTGGGCGCATAGTTTTGAGACATGGCAAGGCGACAAGTTAGCAGGCGGAATTCTGGGGATCGCCATTCGTGGCGTATTTATTGGTGAGTCGATGTTTTTTAAAATTCCTGAAGGCTCAAAGGTAGCGATGGTGAAGTTAGTAGAGCATTTGCGATCGCGGGGGTATGGTTTATTTGATGCTCAGTTAATGAATCCGCATTTAGCAAGATTTGGAGCCTATGAAATTGACGATCAAAGTTATCAAAATCTATTGCAAAAAGCATTAACTAAATCTTGTGTTTTTGTATAG
- the clpB gene encoding ATP-dependent chaperone ClpB, producing MQPTNPNQFTEKAWAAIARTPDVVKAAQQQQIEPEHLLKSLLEEEGLASSIFSKAGINIQRLRDRTDEFINRQPKVSSSNSAVYLGKNLDVLLDRADKERKGFGDEFISIEHILLPYCKDDRFGKVLYQEMGLDEAKLRNIIQQVRGNQKVTDQNPENKYEALTKYGRDLTELAREGKLDPVIGRDDEIRRTIQILSRRTKNNPVLIGEPGVGKTAIAEGLAQRILSGDVPESLQGRKLIALDMGGLIAGAKYRGEFEERLKAVLKEVTESSGQFILFIDEIHTVVGAGATQGAMDAGNLLKPMLARGELRCIGATTLDEYRKYIEKDAALERRFQQVYVDQPNVEDTISILRGLRDRYELHHGVKISDTALVAAATLSNRYISDRFLPDKAIDLVDEAAAKLKMEITSQPEALDEINRKVIQLEMECLSLKKETDRESLDRLEKLNKELGDLKEEQTTLKAQWEAEKQVIDNIRKLKEEIEHVNVEIQQAERDYDLNKAAELKYGKLTDLQRQLEIAEVNLEEAKTSGRSLLRQEVTEEDIAEIISKWSGIPVSKLVESEKEKLLQLEDVLHDRVIGQEEAVTAIADAIQRSRAGLADPNRPIASFIFLGPTGVGKTELAKALAAYLFDTEDSMVRIDMSEYMEKHSVSRLVGAPPGYVGYEEGGQLTEAVRRRPYAVILFDEIEKAHPDVFNIMLQILDDGRVTDSQGRTVDFKNSIIIMTSNVGSQFILDIAGDDARHEEMRDRVMESMRSSFRPEFLNRIDEIVIFHALRRDELRRIVKLQVKRLEQRLSERRMTLKLADAALDFIAEVGYDPVYGARPLKRIIQRQLETQIAKGILRGDYTDGDTIFVDIENERLAFRRLSGDLITVS from the coding sequence ATGCAACCAACTAATCCCAATCAATTTACTGAAAAAGCATGGGCGGCGATCGCAAGGACACCCGACGTGGTGAAAGCAGCCCAACAACAACAAATTGAGCCAGAGCATTTACTAAAATCCTTGCTAGAGGAAGAAGGACTAGCATCAAGTATTTTTAGCAAAGCGGGGATCAATATTCAACGGTTGCGCGATCGCACCGATGAGTTTATTAATCGTCAGCCCAAAGTATCTAGCTCAAATAGTGCAGTTTACTTAGGCAAAAACTTAGATGTATTACTTGATCGCGCCGACAAGGAACGTAAAGGTTTTGGCGACGAGTTTATTTCCATCGAACATATTTTGCTGCCCTATTGCAAAGATGATCGCTTCGGGAAAGTCCTTTATCAAGAAATGGGACTCGATGAAGCCAAGCTCCGTAACATTATTCAGCAAGTCCGAGGCAATCAAAAAGTGACAGATCAAAATCCTGAAAATAAATATGAAGCGTTAACTAAATATGGTCGTGATCTTACGGAATTAGCGCGTGAAGGTAAACTCGATCCCGTAATTGGTCGTGATGATGAAATTCGCCGCACGATCCAGATTTTGTCGCGTCGTACTAAAAATAATCCTGTTTTAATTGGTGAACCGGGTGTGGGTAAAACGGCGATCGCTGAAGGTTTAGCTCAACGCATTCTCAGTGGTGATGTACCTGAATCTCTACAGGGTCGTAAGCTGATTGCCCTTGATATGGGTGGACTAATTGCTGGTGCAAAATATCGTGGTGAATTTGAGGAAAGACTGAAAGCTGTCCTCAAGGAAGTGACCGAATCAAGTGGTCAATTTATTCTCTTTATCGATGAAATCCATACGGTCGTCGGTGCGGGTGCAACACAGGGCGCAATGGATGCAGGTAACTTGCTGAAGCCCATGTTAGCTCGTGGTGAGTTGCGCTGTATCGGTGCAACGACTTTGGATGAATATCGCAAATATATTGAGAAAGATGCCGCCCTTGAGCGTCGCTTTCAACAGGTATATGTCGATCAGCCCAATGTCGAAGATACGATTTCGATTTTGCGCGGTTTGCGCGATCGCTACGAGTTACATCATGGCGTAAAAATCTCGGATACAGCGCTAGTAGCCGCCGCCACCCTTTCCAATCGCTATATTAGCGATCGCTTTTTGCCAGACAAGGCGATCGATTTAGTTGATGAAGCTGCGGCAAAGTTAAAAATGGAAATCACCTCGCAACCTGAAGCCCTTGATGAAATCAATCGTAAGGTGATTCAGCTAGAGATGGAATGCCTCTCTTTGAAAAAGGAAACCGATCGTGAATCTTTAGATCGTCTTGAAAAGTTGAATAAAGAATTGGGCGACTTGAAGGAAGAACAAACTACCCTCAAGGCTCAGTGGGAAGCTGAAAAACAGGTAATCGATAATATTCGCAAACTCAAGGAAGAGATCGAGCATGTGAATGTGGAAATCCAACAGGCTGAGCGTGACTATGATCTCAACAAAGCTGCCGAACTCAAGTATGGCAAGCTTACCGATTTACAGCGTCAGTTAGAAATTGCTGAGGTCAATCTCGAAGAAGCCAAAACTTCAGGGCGATCGCTCTTACGTCAAGAAGTTACCGAAGAAGATATTGCCGAAATCATTTCTAAATGGTCGGGCATTCCTGTTAGCAAGCTAGTTGAATCGGAAAAAGAAAAGCTTTTGCAACTGGAAGATGTTCTCCACGATCGCGTTATTGGGCAAGAAGAGGCTGTCACTGCGATCGCCGATGCGATTCAGCGTTCCAGAGCTGGACTCGCCGATCCTAATCGTCCGATTGCCAGCTTTATTTTCTTAGGTCCCACAGGTGTCGGTAAAACGGAACTTGCCAAAGCCCTTGCCGCCTATCTCTTCGATACTGAAGACTCGATGGTGCGGATTGACATGTCTGAATATATGGAGAAACATAGCGTTTCCCGCTTAGTCGGCGCACCTCCTGGATATGTCGGTTACGAAGAAGGCGGTCAATTGACTGAAGCTGTGCGTCGTCGTCCCTATGCTGTGATTCTCTTTGATGAAATTGAGAAAGCCCATCCTGATGTCTTTAACATCATGTTGCAAATCCTCGATGATGGTCGTGTTACCGATTCCCAAGGTCGCACTGTTGACTTTAAGAATTCGATTATCATCATGACCAGTAACGTTGGTTCCCAATTTATTCTCGATATTGCAGGAGATGATGCTCGCCATGAGGAAATGCGCGATCGCGTGATGGAATCGATGCGCTCTAGTTTCCGTCCTGAATTCCTCAACCGTATTGATGAAATTGTGATCTTCCATGCCCTCCGCCGTGACGAATTACGCCGTATCGTCAAACTGCAAGTCAAGCGTTTAGAACAACGTTTATCGGAACGTCGCATGACCCTCAAGCTTGCTGATGCTGCCCTCGATTTCATCGCCGAAGTTGGCTATGACCCTGTCTACGGTGCGCGTCCACTTAAACGGATCATTCAGCGTCAACTGGAAACTCAAATTGCGAAGGGAATCTTACGTGGTGACTATACTGACGGTGACACGATTTTTGTCGATATCGAAAATGAACGCCTCGCCTTCAGACGACTTTCTGGAGATCTAATCACTGTTTCTTAA
- a CDS encoding AAA family ATPase: MHLQRVQVPDFRVLKDVDITFEKNFNPRVFPLGSQNGGGKSTLLQLIFVLLHCSTNPERIPALKNLLSGFDMLAVTNERILAIIDIWDGEKIVQLEFFACTDSYIKEILKDDSEEKNKLSFSIFSELETVRNQISQFQNQEKDLKGIIEQFEIRNSETTPSGKFPEHLKTRLYNLGIEFEAINVDFLDPDSLSKIEKGAKTQLFNQHKKIRERADTLLYLINELIEYLKLISTEYITVYSTDDMTSENYALLCRVKNLNIDIARQFLNELSNKIFLAAPSTQIFLFLPKKIRKSLFSNGTSYLSSLIDMGKKLIGFYTYEFLAVDILIKSFMDARDKDFKEALTTGEYGNNYKRLLRDIDFLMYDKQVNLTTDFTSITFKTNRFNDSCEFLPEDLSHGEIKRLNTYIWLRYISAEDSIILMDEVEIALHPDWQYQIVSDLVEWSPSNQYILATHSYELCQALTPSHVKVLEPKLTERRID; the protein is encoded by the coding sequence ATGCATTTGCAAAGAGTTCAAGTTCCTGATTTTCGGGTTCTAAAGGATGTAGATATCACTTTCGAGAAAAATTTTAATCCTAGAGTTTTCCCGCTTGGTAGCCAGAATGGTGGGGGAAAAAGTACTTTATTACAATTGATTTTTGTGTTGCTACATTGCTCGACTAATCCTGAGAGAATACCTGCACTAAAGAACTTACTTAGTGGATTTGATATGCTTGCAGTTACAAATGAAAGAATTCTAGCAATAATTGACATTTGGGATGGAGAGAAAATAGTTCAGTTAGAGTTTTTTGCTTGTACAGATTCTTATATTAAAGAGATATTAAAAGATGATAGTGAAGAAAAAAATAAGCTTAGTTTTTCCATATTCTCTGAATTAGAAACTGTGAGAAATCAAATTTCACAATTTCAAAACCAAGAAAAAGATCTAAAAGGAATCATTGAGCAGTTTGAAATACGAAATTCTGAAACAACGCCTTCTGGTAAATTCCCTGAACATTTAAAAACAAGATTATATAATTTAGGGATTGAATTTGAAGCTATAAATGTTGATTTTTTAGACCCAGATTCTTTAAGTAAGATTGAAAAAGGAGCAAAAACTCAATTATTTAATCAGCACAAAAAGATTAGGGAAAGAGCTGATACGTTACTGTATCTTATAAATGAGCTTATAGAATATCTAAAGTTGATTAGTACTGAGTATATAACTGTCTACTCAACTGACGATATGACATCTGAAAATTATGCTTTGCTATGTCGTGTAAAGAACTTAAACATAGACATTGCTAGACAGTTTTTAAACGAATTATCAAACAAAATTTTTTTAGCAGCCCCATCCACACAGATTTTCTTGTTTCTTCCTAAGAAAATACGAAAATCTTTATTTTCAAATGGAACTAGTTATCTATCAAGCTTAATAGACATGGGCAAAAAGTTAATTGGTTTTTATACATATGAGTTTTTAGCAGTTGATATTTTAATTAAATCTTTTATGGATGCTAGAGATAAAGACTTTAAAGAGGCATTAACAACTGGGGAGTATGGAAATAATTATAAAAGATTATTGAGAGATATAGACTTTTTAATGTATGACAAACAGGTAAATCTTACAACTGATTTTACAAGCATAACCTTTAAGACGAATAGATTTAATGATAGTTGTGAATTTTTACCAGAAGATTTAAGTCATGGTGAAATAAAAAGACTTAACACTTATATTTGGTTGCGATATATAAGTGCAGAAGACTCTATTATATTAATGGACGAAGTTGAAATTGCATTACATCCAGATTGGCAGTATCAAATTGTTTCTGATTTAGTAGAATGGTCTCCTAGTAATCAATATATATTAGCAACTCATTCCTATGAATTATGTCAAGCCTTAACACCTTCTCATGTGAAAGTATTAGAACCAAAACTCACAGAAAGACGTATTGATTAG
- a CDS encoding Uma2 family endonuclease, whose protein sequence is MVAITDQRSQPQITNQVQAVITTTSEIIYPSSDGEPLAETQQHVLAILMTLALLRLYLQDQQAEVFADQFLYYIEGNPRARVAPDVMVVFDIEKRLYANYKIWEGKQTPAIIFEVTSAGTKEVDWNFKKTLYEQLGVTEYWLFDPYGEWVAEKLQGFRLNEDDVYKPIHDSCSQVLQLRLQAEEYLIGFYRLDNGEKLLTPEELYSAAQEATQIAEAANQMAEVANQRAEVASKQALQEKARADRLAEKLRQLGVDLDDEI, encoded by the coding sequence ATGGTAGCTATCACCGATCAGCGATCGCAACCTCAAATCACTAACCAAGTACAGGCTGTCATCACCACAACCTCAGAAATTATCTATCCCAGTTCCGATGGAGAACCCTTGGCAGAAACCCAACAGCATGTTTTAGCAATCCTGATGACCCTTGCCCTCTTGAGACTGTATTTACAGGATCAACAAGCCGAGGTCTTTGCCGATCAATTTCTCTATTACATTGAGGGCAATCCCAGAGCTAGAGTTGCACCTGACGTGATGGTGGTTTTCGATATTGAGAAACGACTCTATGCCAATTATAAAATTTGGGAGGGAAAGCAAACACCTGCAATTATCTTTGAGGTGACATCCGCAGGGACAAAAGAAGTAGATTGGAACTTTAAGAAAACACTATACGAGCAATTAGGGGTTACGGAATATTGGCTATTCGATCCCTACGGTGAATGGGTTGCAGAAAAGTTGCAAGGTTTTCGACTGAATGAGGATGATGTATATAAGCCTATCCACGACAGTTGCAGCCAAGTTTTGCAACTGAGGCTACAAGCTGAAGAATATCTGATCGGGTTTTACCGTCTCGATAATGGTGAAAAGTTGCTCACTCCTGAGGAGTTATACAGCGCCGCTCAGGAGGCTACTCAAATAGCCGAAGCAGCTAATCAAATGGCAGAAGTCGCTAATCAAAGAGCAGAAGTCGCTAGCAAGCAAGCTTTACAGGAAAAAGCGAGGGCTGATCGACTTGCAGAAAAGTTACGGCAGTTGGGTGTTGATTTGGATGATGAGATCTGA
- the ilvC gene encoding ketol-acid reductoisomerase, which translates to MARMYYDTDANLEFLAGKTVAIIGYGSQGHAHALNLKDSGVNVIVGLYQGSPSWQKAEADGLTVKTVADAAAAADLIMILLPDETQKAIYATEIAPNLKAGDTLAFAHGFNIHFAQVVPPADVDVIMVAPKGPGHLVRRTYTQGQGVPALFAVYQDATGQARDRAMAYAKGIGGTRGGILETTFREETETDLFGEQAVLCGGLCALIKAGFETLVEAGYQPELAYFECLHEVKLIVDLVVEGGMSNMRYSISNTAEYGDYTRGPRVVNAETKAEMKKILSEIQSGQFAREFVLENQAGKPGFTAMRRQEAEHQIESVGKELRSMFSWLKKI; encoded by the coding sequence ATGGCTCGGATGTACTACGACACGGACGCAAATCTTGAATTTTTAGCGGGTAAGACGGTCGCAATTATTGGCTACGGTTCTCAGGGTCACGCCCATGCCCTCAACCTCAAAGATAGCGGCGTGAATGTCATCGTGGGGTTATATCAAGGCAGTCCCTCATGGCAAAAAGCAGAAGCTGATGGTTTGACCGTTAAGACCGTAGCTGATGCGGCGGCGGCGGCTGACCTCATTATGATTCTATTGCCTGATGAAACTCAAAAAGCAATTTATGCTACCGAAATTGCACCAAACCTCAAAGCAGGCGATACCCTAGCTTTTGCTCACGGTTTCAATATCCACTTCGCGCAGGTTGTGCCTCCCGCCGATGTTGACGTAATCATGGTTGCGCCTAAAGGTCCTGGACACTTGGTACGTCGTACCTACACCCAAGGTCAAGGTGTTCCTGCATTGTTCGCAGTTTACCAAGATGCTACTGGTCAAGCACGCGATCGCGCTATGGCATATGCCAAGGGTATCGGCGGCACTCGTGGCGGTATCCTCGAAACTACTTTCCGTGAAGAAACCGAAACCGACCTCTTCGGCGAACAAGCAGTACTTTGCGGCGGTTTGTGCGCTTTGATCAAGGCTGGTTTTGAAACCCTCGTTGAAGCTGGCTATCAACCCGAACTCGCCTACTTTGAGTGCTTGCACGAAGTTAAGCTAATCGTTGACTTGGTGGTTGAAGGCGGTATGTCCAATATGCGCTACAGCATCTCCAACACCGCAGAATATGGCGACTACACCCGTGGTCCTCGCGTCGTTAATGCCGAAACCAAGGCTGAAATGAAGAAGATCCTTTCGGAAATTCAATCTGGTCAATTTGCGCGTGAGTTCGTTCTTGAAAACCAAGCTGGTAAGCCCGGATTTACCGCAATGCGTCGTCAAGAAGCTGAGCATCAAATCGAGTCCGTTGGTAAAGAGCTACGCTCCATGTTTAGCTGGTTGAAGAAGATCTAG
- a CDS encoding IS630 transposase-related protein, protein MAPYSLDLRQKIVATYEAGNTSIREVAKQFQVATKTVQTLLNQYRETGELNHKPLGSQIKSPLEAHREKILKIATEHPDWTLWQYCEEVAEQTGVSVTTGSMCRFFQRHNITLKKRPIAMKR, encoded by the coding sequence ATGGCACCTTACTCACTAGATCTTAGGCAAAAGATCGTAGCAACCTACGAAGCAGGAAATACATCGATTCGTGAAGTAGCTAAGCAATTTCAAGTCGCGACAAAAACAGTGCAAACACTGCTGAATCAATACCGAGAGACAGGAGAACTAAACCACAAACCATTAGGGAGTCAAATCAAAAGTCCGCTCGAAGCCCATCGAGAGAAAATCCTCAAAATTGCGACAGAGCATCCAGATTGGACACTATGGCAGTACTGTGAGGAAGTAGCAGAACAAACAGGAGTATCAGTGACCACGGGCAGTATGTGCCGATTTTTCCAGAGGCATAACATCACGCTAAAAAAAAGACCTATCGCCATGAAAAGGTAA
- a CDS encoding serine/threonine protein kinase has protein sequence MTELHQTGEIVQERYRISHVLGQGGIGITYAAEDLQTGDRVALKALSLRRMNEWKVLELFEREAKVLAQLEHPAIPRYLDYFQIDHVSDRDFYIVQQLVEGRSLAQEIANGWHGSESDIKQIAEQVLDILIYLHELKPPVVHRDIKPQNLIRQPSGKIALVDFGAVQDTYRNTQIGGSTVVGTYGYMPPEQFRGKSLPATDLYALGATILFLLTGRSPADLPEVRFKIDFRSSVDISPHFANWLDKMIEPAIEDRFSSARQALTSLKKQTLPPIEQRIKALDIQHLLNQTGDRPVSKRHYEKPLGSRIDLKKTDYFLEINIPPTGWHGEGVSLLIFAICWNGFLVFWTSLASRAGFFALFSIPFWLVGIGMAYAALSTVFGKVRLIIGDRNFSLEWDILGAKRRIQGKTQDLRPLELKSFYEVNNQPVMQLCLNQGVYSHKFGSGLSRVEKEWLMQEINDFLELWRSQH, from the coding sequence GTGACAGAACTACATCAAACTGGGGAAATAGTTCAAGAACGTTATCGTATTTCTCATGTTTTGGGACAGGGGGGAATTGGGATCACTTATGCTGCTGAGGATTTGCAAACAGGCGATCGCGTTGCACTTAAGGCTCTATCTCTGCGGCGGATGAATGAATGGAAAGTCTTAGAACTATTTGAACGGGAAGCAAAAGTTTTAGCTCAACTCGAACATCCTGCCATTCCCCGTTACCTAGACTATTTTCAGATCGATCATGTGAGCGATCGCGATTTCTACATCGTGCAGCAATTAGTAGAGGGGCGATCGCTCGCACAGGAAATTGCCAATGGATGGCATGGCAGCGAATCCGACATTAAACAAATTGCGGAACAGGTACTCGATATATTGATCTATCTCCATGAACTGAAGCCCCCCGTAGTACATCGCGACATCAAACCGCAAAATCTGATTCGGCAACCCAGTGGCAAAATTGCCCTTGTGGATTTTGGCGCAGTACAAGACACCTATCGCAATACCCAAATAGGCGGGAGTACTGTAGTTGGCACTTATGGCTATATGCCGCCCGAACAATTTCGTGGAAAGTCATTGCCTGCCACCGATCTCTATGCCCTCGGCGCAACAATTTTATTTTTACTGACGGGGCGATCGCCTGCGGATTTACCTGAGGTCAGATTTAAAATTGACTTTCGGAGTTCCGTCGATATTTCGCCGCACTTTGCCAATTGGCTCGACAAAATGATCGAACCTGCGATCGAGGATCGTTTTAGCAGTGCCAGACAAGCTCTCACCTCGTTAAAAAAACAAACATTACCACCCATCGAACAACGCATTAAGGCTCTTGATATTCAGCATTTACTCAATCAAACAGGCGATCGCCCAGTTTCTAAACGCCACTATGAGAAACCTCTAGGCAGTCGGATTGATCTAAAAAAGACTGACTATTTTTTAGAAATTAATATTCCCCCAACAGGTTGGCATGGTGAAGGTGTCAGTTTATTAATCTTTGCCATTTGCTGGAATGGCTTTCTGGTGTTTTGGACATCTTTGGCTTCGAGGGCAGGATTTTTTGCCCTGTTTTCGATTCCATTTTGGCTTGTGGGTATTGGTATGGCTTATGCCGCCTTATCAACGGTATTTGGCAAAGTTCGCTTAATAATTGGTGATCGCAATTTCAGTCTTGAATGGGACATTCTCGGTGCAAAGCGCCGCATACAGGGTAAAACTCAAGATTTGCGACCCTTAGAGCTAAAGAGTTTTTATGAAGTCAACAATCAACCCGTCATGCAGCTATGTCTAAATCAAGGTGTCTATTCCCACAAATTTGGGTCGGGTTTAAGTCGGGTGGAAAAAGAATGGCTAATGCAAGAAATTAATGATTTTTTAGAACTGTGGCGATCGCAGCATTGA
- a CDS encoding MlaE family lipid ABC transporter permease subunit — MGNFGSWLIKVGQSCLLIGQIITHILIYRRFHWRNTIEQMSIVGTESLLITLITASFVGAVFTIQVAREFINFGAQQAIGGILAIALARELIPVLTAVIIAGRIGSAFAAEIGTMQVTEQIDALYMLRTNPIDYLATPRAIACLLMLPILTILGFLTGMAGGLFLSQAMYAISPTMFLNSVQDLLKPWDLIAALIKSSIFGVLIATIGTTWGLTTTGGAKGVGESTTTAVVTALLSIFISNFFLSWLFFQGIGSSLTAR, encoded by the coding sequence ATGGGAAATTTTGGTAGCTGGCTAATTAAAGTGGGGCAAAGTTGTCTCCTGATCGGACAAATCATTACCCATATTTTGATCTATCGACGTTTCCATTGGCGCAATACGATTGAGCAAATGTCCATAGTTGGCACAGAATCACTGCTGATTACCTTGATTACAGCTTCCTTTGTTGGTGCTGTATTTACGATTCAAGTAGCACGCGAATTTATTAACTTTGGCGCTCAACAGGCGATCGGAGGAATTTTGGCGATCGCTTTAGCCCGTGAGTTAATTCCTGTATTAACAGCCGTAATTATTGCAGGACGCATTGGTTCAGCTTTTGCGGCGGAAATTGGCACGATGCAGGTAACTGAGCAAATTGATGCGCTTTATATGCTACGCACCAATCCCATTGATTATTTGGCGACTCCCCGTGCGATCGCCTGTTTGCTAATGCTGCCAATCTTGACAATTTTAGGATTTTTAACAGGTATGGCGGGAGGCTTATTTCTCTCACAAGCAATGTATGCTATTTCGCCAACGATGTTTCTCAATTCTGTTCAGGACTTACTCAAACCTTGGGACTTAATTGCGGCCCTAATCAAATCCAGCATCTTTGGTGTTCTTATTGCTACGATTGGCACAACATGGGGATTAACTACTACAGGTGGGGCAAAGGGTGTCGGTGAGTCCACCACTACTGCTGTCGTTACGGCTCTACTTTCTATTTTTATTAGTAACTTCTTTCTATCATGGTTGTTTTTCCAAGGCATCGGTTCTAGCTTAACCGCAAGATAG